Proteins from a single region of Streptomyces marianii:
- a CDS encoding glycosyltransferase family 2 protein → MFRPAAPQVAVITPTCLDPERRAYLLDLHQSLDAQTVPFEWLIAPNGPADPDTIPDPIKQDPRVTICPRPKPGAAPARNIAMNQISAPFTCFVDDDDLLPPDSLEVRYQHAVAEDLGWVAGWSADLLSDGTLHTWVCPTPVGRHEAGDVWTYWPSPAKKPPLGHTMLLTRTEIARASGGHGGLWKGEDYVYVMSVTGRSAGELLPVVTYHYRDHEHQMTEADTYLDDDERGARIFAWFQGRDERELRRRESGTDTALLPKAS, encoded by the coding sequence GTGTTCCGCCCCGCAGCCCCCCAGGTAGCCGTCATCACCCCGACCTGCCTGGACCCCGAGCGCCGCGCCTACCTCCTCGACCTCCACCAGAGCCTCGACGCCCAGACCGTCCCCTTCGAATGGCTCATCGCGCCCAACGGCCCCGCCGACCCCGACACGATTCCCGACCCGATCAAGCAGGACCCGCGCGTCACCATCTGCCCGCGCCCCAAGCCCGGCGCGGCCCCGGCCCGCAACATCGCCATGAACCAGATCAGCGCACCCTTCACCTGCTTCGTCGACGACGACGACCTCCTGCCACCCGACTCCCTCGAAGTCCGCTACCAGCACGCGGTCGCCGAGGACCTGGGCTGGGTGGCGGGATGGTCCGCCGACCTGCTGAGCGACGGGACCCTGCACACCTGGGTATGCCCGACCCCGGTCGGCCGCCACGAGGCAGGCGACGTCTGGACGTACTGGCCCTCCCCAGCCAAGAAGCCCCCGCTCGGCCACACCATGCTGCTCACCCGCACCGAGATCGCGCGCGCCAGCGGCGGGCACGGGGGGCTATGGAAGGGCGAGGACTACGTCTACGTCATGTCGGTAACCGGCCGCAGCGCCGGTGAACTGCTGCCGGTGGTGACTTACCACTACCGCGACCACGAGCACCAGATGACCGAAGCCGACACCTACCTGGACGACGATGAAAGGGGTGCCCGGATCTTCGCCTGGTTCCAGGGACGTGACGAGCGGGAACTGCGCCGGCGGGAAAGCGGCACGGACACGGCACTGCTGCCCAAGGCCAGCTGA
- a CDS encoding PTS transporter subunit EIIC, with the protein MPTPPPPPTDRKPLVMPRALPAAAPRGLRPPSPPNENESPAGHTTTARLRRMGQGIALPIAAMPAAGLLLRLGQDDLLGRYERLRTAASIISGAGAAVLDYLPALFAVGIALGLNRAKDAAGPVLAALISYLVLAKVVLVLNPLPADQLDAPPARWPYGALAGISAALLALAIWKRIDASRRRIPPFVTYAIVAVAATLAGSLLGLAYPAVERALTASATAVSDHAVIGGGVFGFLNRLLGPIGLHQPLNAVVWYLTGDCGNGVKGDVPCFIQEHSPTAGVFMGGFFPVYMAGLPAAALAMWRSALPEHRRRVGALLLPAAALCSLTGVTEPIELTFAFAAFPLYLVHAVLTGLSLALVNLLDIHAGFVFSAGAIDYVLNFSISQRPLLLLPLALVYGALYYGIFRFAITRFNLPTPGRTPTPPSDKPPAQNPCETTAEPPNSAPTRT; encoded by the coding sequence GTGCCCACCCCACCCCCGCCACCCACTGACCGGAAGCCGCTCGTCATGCCCCGCGCCCTGCCCGCCGCCGCTCCACGAGGTCTTCGCCCACCGTCCCCGCCCAACGAGAACGAGTCACCGGCCGGCCACACCACCACCGCACGCCTACGCCGCATGGGACAGGGCATCGCGCTGCCGATCGCCGCGATGCCCGCCGCGGGCCTCCTTCTACGTCTGGGCCAAGACGACCTTCTGGGGCGCTACGAGCGTCTTCGTACGGCGGCGTCGATCATCTCGGGGGCGGGCGCCGCGGTGCTCGACTACCTGCCCGCCCTCTTCGCCGTCGGCATCGCCCTGGGCCTGAACCGTGCCAAGGACGCCGCCGGCCCCGTACTCGCGGCCCTGATCTCCTACCTCGTCCTGGCCAAGGTGGTCCTGGTCCTCAACCCGCTGCCCGCCGACCAACTCGACGCCCCACCGGCCCGATGGCCCTACGGAGCGCTCGCCGGCATCAGCGCCGCCCTACTGGCCCTGGCCATCTGGAAGCGCATCGACGCGAGCCGCCGCCGCATCCCCCCGTTCGTCACCTACGCGATTGTCGCGGTCGCCGCCACTCTCGCCGGATCCCTGCTCGGACTCGCCTACCCCGCCGTCGAGCGAGCGCTCACCGCCTCCGCGACCGCCGTCTCGGACCACGCCGTCATCGGCGGCGGCGTCTTCGGCTTCCTCAACCGCCTCCTGGGCCCCATCGGCCTGCACCAACCACTCAACGCCGTCGTCTGGTACCTGACCGGCGACTGCGGCAACGGAGTGAAAGGCGACGTGCCCTGCTTCATCCAGGAACACTCACCGACCGCGGGCGTGTTCATGGGCGGCTTCTTCCCCGTCTACATGGCCGGCCTTCCGGCCGCCGCCCTGGCGATGTGGCGCAGCGCGCTCCCCGAGCACCGCCGCCGCGTCGGCGCCCTCCTGCTGCCCGCCGCCGCCCTCTGCTCTCTCACCGGCGTCACCGAGCCCATCGAGCTGACCTTCGCCTTCGCGGCCTTCCCGCTCTACCTCGTGCATGCCGTCCTGACCGGCCTCAGCCTCGCCCTGGTCAACCTGCTGGACATCCACGCCGGCTTCGTCTTCTCAGCCGGAGCGATCGACTACGTCCTCAACTTCTCGATCTCCCAGCGACCGCTCCTCCTGCTCCCCCTCGCCCTCGTCTACGGGGCCCTCTACTACGGCATCTTCCGATTCGCGATCACCCGCTTCAACCTCCCCACTCCCGGACGCACACCCACGCCACCAAGCGACAAGCCACCGGCGCAGAACCCCTGCGAAACCACCGCCGAGCCGCCGAACTCCGCTCCAACCCGCACCTGA
- a CDS encoding SH3 domain-containing protein → MQTKLARRAGIALAAVAMGATATLASAPTALASTPAQAPTALAAKNTCPTWTVYGKGVNFRSGPSTGYRAIGQLYTGDSGTKVASSGSWIKIRLDHRSKTGLRAGTTGWVYKTYIHQCVYMQLN, encoded by the coding sequence ATGCAGACCAAACTCGCACGGCGCGCAGGTATCGCGCTTGCAGCTGTCGCCATGGGCGCCACCGCCACCCTGGCGTCCGCGCCGACCGCGCTCGCCAGTACCCCCGCGCAGGCCCCGACCGCTCTCGCCGCGAAGAACACCTGCCCCACCTGGACCGTGTACGGCAAGGGCGTCAACTTCCGCAGCGGGCCGTCCACCGGCTACCGCGCGATCGGCCAGCTGTACACCGGCGACTCCGGCACCAAGGTGGCCAGCAGCGGTTCCTGGATCAAGATCCGGCTCGACCACAGGTCCAAGACGGGCCTGAGGGCGGGCACGACCGGCTGGGTCTACAAGACCTACATCCACCAGTGCGTCTACATGCAGCTCAACTGA
- a CDS encoding P-loop NTPase family protein, with product MSEERTARTPDPVRGAAPAAHVRRHLPLVFAMTKGGQPKRDEPGSPSSFSRLLALQFVTQVTRVLVTDLDPQDTATSPRCAEQ from the coding sequence ATGTCCGAAGAGCGCACAGCACGCACCCCGGATCCCGTCCGGGGCGCCGCGCCCGCGGCCCATGTCCGCCGGCATCTGCCTCTCGTCTTCGCGATGACCAAGGGCGGTCAGCCGAAGCGGGACGAGCCCGGATCTCCCAGTTCGTTCTCCCGGCTACTGGCGCTTCAGTTCGTCACCCAAGTCACCCGCGTGCTCGTGACGGACCTCGATCCGCAGGACACCGCCACCAGCCCCCGCTGTGCGGAGCAGTAG
- a CDS encoding MFS transporter, translating into MSTTATPAAGPDKAGTRATRRWPTAIWTLMVGTFLVRGLGFTYPFLPYHLDHLSLTTRTVSTVLAAFGAGWLLGSILWGWLADKIGHRTTLITAMLLATVALPLLAQASAVPALTAAAFTTGIVYDAVRPVFTAAIADTFPDDATRASANAWRNFSVNVGAAVAGTAGGMLAAPLGIPNLIRVNAAACALLALLVWHCLPHQERQLHSTREARSNCRTALSDRGLWLLILASLCALTCVASLFSSMPMLMARDGLTAADYGWTQTANAAAVLLLSPLLNRWLKRQAETGTPMTGLFAASSVTLGTSMGAAGFASTTLGYSAAAAFAVPGEIVVFVAAADLLNRLSPPTARGLYAGIWGTTLAGAVIIAPALAGWALTHGGDQLAAATTFTVGLLGAALSWPLATLVRRAHPTPATH; encoded by the coding sequence GTGTCCACCACTGCCACGCCAGCCGCCGGACCGGACAAGGCCGGGACCAGAGCCACACGCCGATGGCCGACGGCGATCTGGACGCTCATGGTCGGCACCTTCCTCGTCCGAGGACTCGGGTTCACCTACCCCTTCCTCCCGTACCATCTCGACCACCTGAGCCTGACCACCCGCACCGTCAGCACCGTCCTCGCCGCATTCGGTGCCGGCTGGCTCCTGGGCTCCATCCTGTGGGGCTGGCTCGCCGACAAAATCGGCCACCGCACGACGCTCATCACGGCCATGCTGCTCGCCACGGTCGCACTTCCCTTGCTCGCACAGGCGAGCGCCGTCCCCGCGCTGACAGCCGCCGCCTTCACCACCGGCATCGTCTACGACGCCGTCCGCCCCGTGTTCACCGCCGCGATCGCCGACACCTTCCCCGACGACGCCACCCGCGCCTCCGCGAACGCATGGCGGAACTTCTCCGTCAACGTCGGCGCGGCCGTCGCAGGCACGGCCGGAGGCATGCTCGCCGCGCCTCTCGGCATCCCCAACCTGATCCGCGTCAACGCCGCCGCCTGCGCCCTGCTCGCCCTCCTCGTGTGGCACTGCCTACCCCACCAGGAACGTCAGCTCCACAGCACCCGCGAAGCCCGGAGTAACTGCCGCACCGCGCTGTCCGACCGCGGACTGTGGCTCCTCATCCTGGCCAGCCTGTGCGCCCTCACCTGCGTCGCCAGCCTGTTCTCCTCCATGCCGATGCTCATGGCCCGAGACGGCCTCACGGCAGCCGACTACGGCTGGACCCAGACCGCGAACGCCGCAGCGGTCCTGCTGCTCTCGCCGCTCCTCAACCGGTGGCTCAAGCGCCAGGCCGAGACCGGCACTCCGATGACCGGCCTCTTCGCGGCGAGCTCCGTCACCTTGGGCACGAGCATGGGCGCCGCCGGATTCGCCTCCACCACCCTCGGCTACTCCGCGGCCGCCGCCTTCGCCGTCCCCGGCGAGATCGTCGTGTTCGTCGCCGCCGCCGACCTCCTCAACCGCCTGTCACCGCCTACCGCCCGCGGACTGTACGCAGGCATATGGGGCACCACGCTGGCCGGCGCGGTCATCATCGCCCCCGCCCTGGCCGGGTGGGCGCTCACCCATGGCGGCGACCAACTGGCCGCCGCCACCACCTTCACCGTCGGACTGCTCGGCGCCGCCCTGTCCTGGCCCCTCGCCACCCTCGTACGCCGTGCCCACCCCACCCCCGCCACCCACTGA